In Choloepus didactylus isolate mChoDid1 chromosome 18, mChoDid1.pri, whole genome shotgun sequence, a single genomic region encodes these proteins:
- the LIMD2 gene encoding LIM domain-containing protein 2, which yields MFQAAGAAQATPSHEAKSSGGSSTVQRSKSFSLRAQVKETCAACQKTVYPMERLVADKLIFHNSCFCCKHCHTKLSLGTYAALHGEFYCKPHFQQLFKSKGNYDEGFGRKQHKELWAHKEVDPGTKTA from the exons ATGTTCCAGGCTGCAGGAGCCGCCCAGGCCACCCCCTCTCAT GAAGCCAAAAGCAGCGGTGGGAGCAGCACTGTTCAGCGCTCCAAG TCCTTCAGCCTTCGTGCCCAGGTGAAGGAGACCTGTGCTGCCTGCCAGAAAACTGTGTACCCCATGGAGCGACTAGTGGCAGACAAGCTCATTTTCCACAACTCTTGCTTCTGCTGCAAGCACTGTCACACCAAGCTCAG CCTGGGCACCTATGCGGCACTGCATGGGGAATTTTACTGCAAACCCCACTTTCAGCAGCTGTTTAAGAGCAAAGGCAACTATGATGAGGGGTTCGGCCGGAAGCAGCACAAGGAGCTCTGGGCCCACAAGGAAGTGGACCCCGGCACCAAGACAGCCTGA